A genomic stretch from Bacillus sp. E(2018) includes:
- a CDS encoding type 1 glutamine amidotransferase family protein, which produces METRSVYLYVFNTMSDWEYGYLIAELHTGRYFKKDSSPLNIVTVGADKDIITTMGGLRIQPDISIDECTILTNDLLILPGGNTWGEVIHQPIMEKTGEVLKQGTIVAAICGATVALANSGYLDSRKHTSNDLGYLKMVCPNYEGEKLYDVGPAVADENLVTASGVAPLEFAREVIKRLDVFAPDTLHSWYKLNKTQEPEHFFHLMNSME; this is translated from the coding sequence ATGGAAACAAGAAGCGTTTATCTCTATGTTTTTAACACAATGTCAGACTGGGAGTACGGTTACTTGATTGCGGAGCTACATACAGGGAGGTACTTTAAAAAAGATAGTTCACCTTTAAACATAGTAACTGTAGGGGCTGATAAAGACATCATCACTACGATGGGTGGACTACGTATACAACCAGATATCTCAATAGATGAATGCACCATCCTGACTAATGATCTTTTAATTTTACCTGGGGGAAATACGTGGGGAGAAGTTATTCATCAACCCATCATGGAAAAAACGGGGGAAGTTCTAAAACAGGGTACGATTGTTGCTGCAATTTGTGGTGCAACAGTGGCGCTTGCAAATAGTGGATACCTAGATTCGAGAAAGCATACGAGTAATGACTTAGGCTACTTGAAAATGGTTTGTCCGAATTATGAAGGAGAAAAGTTATATGATGTGGGACCTGCGGTTGCTGATGAGAATTTGGTTACGGCATCAGGAGTAGCTCCTCTCGAATTTGCGAGGGAAGTGATTAAAAGATTAGATGTATTTGCACCAGATACTTTACATTCATGGTACAAGCTCAATAAGACTCAAGAGCCTGAACACTTTTTTCACTTAATGAACTCTATGGAATAG